A window from Carassius carassius chromosome 40, fCarCar2.1, whole genome shotgun sequence encodes these proteins:
- the si:dkey-21c1.1 gene encoding protein FAM104A: protein MHRYDMLTESRKRRRSCDAEELQVLPQAKRSGGYSFLPEVGCDVWDFESSSSDSSGISSPERMAGATSNFQKTEQRGLHVSQASCSPIAPTISAEEPAVSLSHNLSYDHINRILREAHFSSLQTRGQQGPT from the exons ATGCACAGATACGACATGTTGACAGAAAGCAG GAAACGCAGACGCAGCTGTGATGCTGAGGAGCTTCAGGTCTTGCCCCAGGCAAAGAGGTCTGGGGGTTATTCTTTTCTCCCTGAGGTTGGCTGTGATGTCTGGGACTTTGAG TCTTCCAGCAGTGACAGCAGTGGGATCAGCAGTCCAGAGCGGATGGCAGGAGCCACTTCCAATTTCCAGAAGACTGAACAAAGAGGACTCCATGTATCCCAGGCTTCCTGCAGCCCTATTGCCCCCACCATCTCAGCAGAAGAACCGGCCGTCTCCTTGAGCCACAACCTCTCATACGATCACATCAATCGTATCTTAAGGGAGGCCCACTTCAGTAGCCTTCAAACTCGTGGTCAGCAAGGGCCGACGTGA
- the si:dkey-21c1.4 gene encoding uncharacterized protein si:dkey-21c1.4, with protein MSVEDCPYCAKPFKRLKTHLPHCKMAPVSQPKKSIQAPKEPSSTTSRQKIHIKTATTEINNVIFDETLTSKGRRKEEDIHNADSLLTTTEVRVPSAQTMSTERPKSRWLAKRQKELERLQLLVPVSKKPSNPTSLSNNKIDKSFCEISKRTFQSNGKSTKDKKKPKMAPLSAQLSITKSKIDIVPAILKTASLPSEHENPELKIKVNFLEEPERLNNQNKDFDLESRAKEHKAHAFFSPKTSVWDHINDSLYYKRSYNLFVPYPIMETSKDPSKEISDVRQSNKPETAVTKVAVPPSPTLSGKVIHQPAEEILNSSLQGVRSLSWSPETVTAYNRIQFSTEPLGSYANESIWMKDRSAEPANQSEVPVVQRKLGDVRLNELGVWLGARVPPSPREIVTMSKQGWQWYYRKYFDVRRGGISGISMLLTGYCVLCYIWNYPHLKKERWRKYH; from the exons ATGAGTGTAG AAGACTGTCCATATTGTGCAAAGCCTTTCAAGAGGCTGAAAACCCACCTCCCTCACTGTAAAATGGCACCAGTTTCACAACCCAAGAAAAGCATTCAAGCACCCAAAGAACCGAGTTCAACCACTTCCAGACAGAAGATCCatataaaaacagcaacaacagaaataaataatgtcatattTGATGAAACCCTAACCTCCAAAGGAAGAAGGAAAGAAGAAGATATTCACAATGCAGATAGTCTTCTCACAACTACTGAGGTCAGAGTCCCATCAGCTCAGACTATGAGCACGGAGAGACCTAAAAGCAGATGGCTTGCTAAAAGACAGAAGGAACTTGAGAGATTACAGCTGTTAGTGCCAGTCTCAAAGAAGCCAAGCAACCCTACCTCTTTATCGaacaataaaatagataaaagcttttgtgagatctccaAAAGAACATTTCAAAGTAATGGAAAAAGTACTAAAGACAAAAAGAAACCAAAGATGGCGCCATTATCAGCTCAGTTGTCCATCACCAAGAGTAAAATCGATATTGTTCCAGCCATTCTGAAAACCGCTAGCCTCCCATCTGAACATGAAAATCCAGAActcaaaataaaagtgaacttcTTGGAGGAGCCTGAAAGACTGAACAATCAGAACAAGGATTTTGATCTAGAATCAAGGGCAAAAGAGCATAAAGCTCATGCTTTCTTTTCACCCAAGACTTCAGTGTGGGACCACATCAATGACAGTTTGTATTACAAGAGGTCTTATAATCTGTTTGTGCCTTATCCTATTATGGAAACTTCTAAAGATCCTTCCAAAGAGATTTCTGATGTGCGACAATCAAACAAACCTGAAACAGCAGTTACCAAGGTTGCTGTTCCACCTTCACCTACTTTATCTGGAAAAGTCATTCATCAGCCTGCAGAAGAAATCCTTAACTCAAGCCTGCAAGGTGTCAGAAGTCTGTCTTGGAGCCCAGAGACAGTGACTGCTTACAACAGAATACAGTTCTCCACAGAACCTTTAGGCAGCTATGCTAATGAAAGTATTTGGATGAAGGATCGATCTGCTGAACCAGCGAACCAAAGTGAAG TGCCTGTAGTGCAGCGAAAACTTGGAGATGTCAGACTGAATGAACTTGGTGTCTGGCTTGGCGCTCGAGTTCCTCCGTCACCCAGAGAGATTGTGACCATGTCGAAGCAAG GATGGCAGTGGTACTACAGGAAGTATTTTGATGTTCGGAGAGGAGGAATCAGTGGGATATCCATGCTGTTGACTGGATACTGTGTCCTGTGTTACATATGGAATTACCCACATCTCA AGAAAGAACGCTGGAGGAAGTACCATTAG
- the bicral gene encoding BRD4-interacting chromatin-remodeling complex-associated protein-like: MDDEDDRRLLDFIGDVQALNEYLHGSNSKSIGEDDVTNAAFGSASSFLTSDTGGSNVGLKDDHNHLGEFEEADGAELQLSSSLPFIEDDFESETSQDEVDLGGEDQPFDILQKSLLEADITEQTLAEEALLDSQPSLIPTASAFPQQMVSGGFGGIAGPGVVAPLAQPQAFIQQVPQLPLPNGPAGHIQVVGSFNGSASSMMTINSLEQPQILLRQSGNVVTNNSGQGTMFTPSAAGQGSMSFNKGTIPVQNFIIQRGPMQQTLIRSIQPKPLQAGGQTVYNISNIGFQPSTTTAANIVSNPYTASGSPQSAQQVKMVNPASSILMHSPLGQQVQQQSQSNLPQGQFLLPTSVSLTPGTTVHSFQAVNGQVIQTNTRVGDPSSMCTTTYSILTNQNTTVQLIAGQNFSSGGQLIVNQGLVAGGQIGQASPTPGVQVSQRPGATAKVWTASASPSPTPVQTSQALGHLTMVNSVQGPQVCQQLSMTPGQHLLMPVAQNFPATSGVQELQVSLNQDTTAATQRGQTQLVNLLGTKAVNTLTPASQELPFTLKQPATQQLTRGEMVLQQLRRDHDRVMSSERTHFTSFNDVIDRLLPYHVFQGSLPQDEDFTKVDEEFEAVAIQVLNKTQAMVNKYRRLLMVEAERSSPSSETVMIDRTFNQEERGNLTQDKRMVIVDPDGFMEDFCCGPKLKIQSTEMLTPATPEGNLSVMKTSTRHSISHTGRDGQGMDSHTEPAYRTELQQQKMEEHRRPPIKCILDLKKKKFNNLISSNSQHAHYPTSPSQSQQGYPSNLGQGHEHQLPSDHSHAPLADTDSVLEAAVNSILEC; encoded by the exons ATGGATGATGAAGACGACCGACGTCTTCTGGATTTTATAGG agATGTGCAAGCATTGAATGAGTATCTTCATGGTTCAAATAGTAAATCT ATTGGAGAAGATGATGTGACTAATGCAGCGTTTGGGTCGGCCAGTTCATTCTTAACTAGTGACACA GGTGGCTCCAACGTTGGACTCAAAGATGACCACAATCATTTGGGAGAATTTGAGGAGGCTGATGGAGCTGAGCTTCAGCTCTCAAGCAGTCTTCCTTTCATTGAGGATGACTTCGAAAGTGAAACCTCACAAGATGAGGTCGATCTTGGGGGCGAGGACCAACCCTTCGacatccttcagaagtcattgttGGAAGCAGATATTACAGAGCAGACATTGGCTGAAGAAGCCCTTTTGGACTCCCAGCCCTCTCTCATTCCCACAGCTTCTGCTTTCCCTCAGCAGATGGTCTCTGGAGGGTTTGGAGGTATCGCAGGTCCTGGTGTGGTGGCACCATTGGCACAACCTCAGGCTTTTATCCAGCAGGTTCCCCAACTACCCTTGCCAAATGGCCCTGCTGGACACATCCAGGTAGTGGGATCCTTCAATGGCAGTGCCTCCTCCATGATGACTATCAACAGTTTGGAACAGCCTCAGATCCTTTTGAGGCAGAGCGGAAATGTAGTGACAAACAACAGCGGACAAGGTACTATGTTCACCCCTTCTGCAGCTGGTCAGGGGTCAATGTCCTTTAATAAAGGCACGATACCAGTTCAGAATTTTATCATCCAGAGAGGCCCTATGCAACAGACATTGATTAGATCCATTCAGCCTAAACCCTTACAGGCAGGGGGACAAACTGTATACAATATCAGCAACATCGGGTTTCAACCCAGCACCACAACTGCTGCGAATATAGTCAGTAACCCATACACAGCCAGTGGCTCTCCTCAGTCTGCTCAACAGGTGAAAATGGTCAATCCAGCCAGCAGCATTTTAATGCATTCACCTCTGGGGCAGCAAGTGCAACAACAGTCCCAGTCCAATCTGCCTCAAGGGCAGTTTTTGCTACCCACTTCTGTTTCCCTCACCCCTGGTACGACTGTTCACAGCTTCCAGGCTGTTAATGGGCAGGTGATACAAACAAACACTCGAGTGGGCGACCCATCGTCAATGTGCACTACCACCTACTCCATCCTCACCAATCAGAACACAACAGTACAGCTTATTGCTGGGCAGAATTTTTCAAGTGGAGGGCAGCTAATAGTAAATCAAGGTTTGGTTGCTGGAGGTCAAATAGGCCAAGCTTCACCAACACCTGGTGTGCAGGTGTCTCAAAGGCCTGGTGCCACGGCCAAGGTTTGGACTGCCAGTGCGTCACCTAGCCCAACCCCTGTACAAACGTCACAGGCTTTGGGCCACCTCACCATGGTCAATTCAGTCCAAGGCCCACAGGTTTGTCAACAGTTATCCATGACCCCTGGACAGCACCTCCTTATGCCTGTGGCCCAAAACTTTCCAGCTACTTCTGGTGTTCAGGAGTTACAAGTTTCTTTAAACCAG GACACCACAGCAGCAACACAAAGAGGGCAAACACAATTAGTTAATCTTCTTGGTACCAAAG CTGTGAACACGCTCACTCCTGCCAGTCAGGAATTGCCTTTTACACTGAAGCAACCTGCAACTCAACAACTTACTAGAGGAGAAAT GGTCCTCCAGCAGTTAAGACGAGATCATGATAGAGTCATGTCTTCAGAGCGGACCCACTTCACTTCATTTAATGATGTCATTGACAGATTACTGCCCTATCATGTTTTCCAAGGCTCACTACCACAAGATGAAGATTTTACCAAAG TTGATGAGGAGTTTGAAGCAGTTGCCATACAAGTGTTAAACAAAACGCAGGCCATGGTGAACAAATACAGGCGCTTACTTATGGTCGAGGCAGAG AGGTCCAGCCCTTCATCAGAAACGGTGATGATTGACAGGACTTTTAATCAAGAGGAACGGGGCAACTTGACCCAAGACAAACGAATGGTAATAGTGGATCCAG ATGGCTTCATGGAAGACTTCTGCTGTGGCCCTAAACTGAAGATCCAAAGTACAGAAATGTTGACGCCCGCCACCCCTGAGGGCAATCTCAGCGTAATGAAGACATCCACAAGGCATTCCATAAGTCACACCGGAAGAGATGGACAGGGTATGGACAGCCACACAGAACCTGCTTATAGGACAGAacttcaacaacaaaaaatggagGAACACAGAAGACCTCCCATCAAGTGCATCCTGgacctaaaaaaaaagaaattcaacaaCCTAATCAGCAGCAACAGTCAACATGCCCACTACCCTACATCTCCCAGCCAATCACAGCAAGGCTACCCTTCAAACCTGGGGCAGGGTCATGAACATCAACTTCCCTCAGATCATAGTCACGCCCCATTGGCTGACACTGACTCTGTGCTTGAGGCTGCCGTGAATAGCATCTTAGAATGTTAG
- the tbcc gene encoding tubulin-specific chaperone C codes for MAALGVEVNMGSDDGETNTAVRVPERVLRRDQARLEEVERRRNVKESQSVTEEKSEFFTSTFNAEKTAVEEMLSSCKDNDRQKSAKTLEEATLKIQQLQKFFSDSIMFLTQYEIRQAQASLQKLQSTLAEKRDELLPKKKFAFRSRNTEASKQPAPVQQTTEKSASDAAGTVVVDAAVSVYQCGFSNADSQVLIKQAEEIQQRDVLLSHLTNCKVRLYGCPSTLHIKNVRGCEILSGPVSSSVFVDQCTDSNLVFPCQQLRTHNTTATQIYLHVTSRAIIEDCHGVRFAPFTWTYPGIHDHFTVAGLDPNRNNWTEVDDFNWLAAGTPSPNWTVIPETERICWDVVEQAS; via the coding sequence ATGGCGGCGCTGGGAGTGGAAGTTAATATGGGGAGTGATGACGGAGAAACAAATACAGCTGTCAGAGTTCCCGAACGTGTTTTACGAAGGGATCAGGCGAGGCTGGAGGAGGTAGAGCGCCGGAGAAACGTCAAGGAGAGCCAGAGCGTGACGGAAGAGAAGAGCGAGTTCTTCACGTCCACCTTTAATGCTGAGAAGACAGCAGTCGAGGAGATGCTCTCCAGCTGTAAAGATAATGACCGCCAAAAATCCGCAAAAACACTGGAAGAAGCCACTTTGAAAATTCAACAGCTCCAGAAGTTCTTCAGTGACAGCATTATGTTTCTAACGCAGTATGAAATAAGACAGGCGCAAGCATCCCTGCAGAAGCTCCAGAGCACTCTTGCTGAGAAAAGAGATGAGCTGTTGCCTAAAAAGAAATTCGCCTTTAGATCCAGGAACACCGAGGCAAGCAAGCAGCCTGCACCAGTTCAACAAACAACAGAGAAGTCTGCATCTGATGCAGCTGGTACTGTAGTGGTGGatgctgctgtctctgtatatcaGTGTGGATTCTCTAATGCTGACAGTCAAGTCTTAATCAAGCAAGCTGAGGAGATCCAGCAACGAGATGTTCTGTTATCTCATCTGACAAACTGTAAAGTCAGGCTTTATGGCTGTCCGAGCACCTTGCACATCAAGAATGTCCGCGGCTGCGAGATCCTCTCAGGGCCGGTGTCCAGCTCTGTTTTTGTAGACCAGTGCACTGACAGCAATTTAGTATTCCCCTGTCAGCAGCTGCGCACCCATAACACCACTGCCACTCAGATATATCTGCATGTGACCAGCCGGGCAATTATAGAGGACTGTCATGGGGTGCGGTTTGCCCCATTCACATGGACTTATCCAGGGATTCATGATCATTTCACAGTGGCTGGACTTGATCCGAACAGGAATAATTGGACAGAGGTGGATGATTTCAATTGGCTTGCTGCTGGCACACCTTCACCCAACTGGACTGTCATTCCTGAGACTGAGAGAATATGTTGGGATGTTGTGGAACAAGCATCCTAA
- the prph2a gene encoding peripherin-2a encodes MALMKVKFDLKKRVKLAQMLWLMYWFSIMAGVLVFSMGLFFKIELRKRSELMDNNESHFVPNILIGVGLLACFLNASGGKICYDSLDSTKFVKWKTVLKPFLICCLFFNFLLIVIAVMCFAMRIPLEFTLAEGLKNGMKYYKDTDTPGRCYMKRTLDLMQMEFRCCGNNNYKDWFEIQWVSNRYLDFSSKEVKDRISSNVDGKYLMDGVPFSCCNPSSPRPCIQQQITNNSAHYSYDHYTEDLNIWKRGCRDALVSYYGGMMNTIGILVLMVTLLQIAVMIGLQYVNTSLSTLVNPEDPESESEGWILEKTVKETFTDIMAKMKAMGKGSQVDEGANEEAVATVS; translated from the exons ATGGCTCTAATGAAAGTAAAGTTTGACCTGAAGAAACGGGTGAAGCTGGCCCAGATGCTATGGCTCATGTACTGGTTTTCCATTATGGCCGGAGTGCTGGTCTTCAGCATGGGCCTTTTCTTTAAAATTGAACTGCGCAAGAGAAGCGAACTTATGGACAACAATgagagtcattttgtacccaacATTCTAATTGGTGTGGGTCTTTTGGCATGTTTTCTCAATGCCTCTGGGGGCAAAATCTGCTACGACTCGCTCGACTCCACCAAGTTTGTGAAATGGAAGACCGTTTTGAAGCCCTTTCTCATTTGTTGTTTGTTCTTCAACTTCCTCCTCATTGTCATAGCGGTGATGTGTTTTGCCATGCGCATTCCTCTAGAGTTCACACTTGCTGAGGGCCTGAAAAATGGGATGAAGTACTACAAGGACACTGATACACCAGGACGCTGCTACATGAAGAGAACTCTGGATCTCATGCAAATGGAGTTTCGCTGCTGTGGCAACAACAACTACAAAGATTGGTTCGAGATCCAGTGGGTGAGCAACCGGTACCTGGACTTCAGCTCCAAGGAAGTCAAAGA ccGAATCAGCAGCAATGTGGATGGAAAATACCTAATGGATGGAGTTCCTTTCAGCTGCTGCAACCCTAGCTCTCCACGACCCTGCATCCAACAGCAAATAACCAACAACTCAGCTCATTACAGCTATGACCACTACACCGAAGATCTAAACATCTGGAAACGTGGTTGCCGAGATGCTCTGGTGTCCTACTATGGTGGAATGATGAACACTATTGGGATACTTGTGTTGATGGTCACTCTCTTGCAA ATAGCTGTAATGATTGGACTTCAGTACGTAAACACCTCTCTGTCTACACTGGTTAACCCAGAAGACCCCGAGAGTGAGAGCGAGGGCTGGATCCTGGAGAAGACTGTCAAAGAGACCTTCACTGACATCATGGCTAAGATGAAGGCCATGGGCAAAGGCAGTCAAGTGGACGAGGGGGCAAATGAAGAGGCTGTTGCCACTGTGAGCTGA